A region from the Mercenaria mercenaria strain notata chromosome 7, MADL_Memer_1, whole genome shotgun sequence genome encodes:
- the LOC123555473 gene encoding cholecystokinin receptor type A-like produces the protein MNDTGDDEELLLKQTQKEILQRLLPDIISLVIFCAIGIFGNILTLTFYAKRAKRSSTLIMITSLAAVDVAVCIALILSIWELAVIVTSYHSAVCKLTHFFGRWTVGSSCFVLWIISIDRHRKICKPFGKQVTVSNAKHVVTGLVLFALLLSIKELVHYSSIEILLNTSTSNGTITGYYCKEIKGPGYRISIFVFNAIDMILFAIIWVTQVVVYTLIIYSLVKIRQKVSQKADHFKTPEFDLPAADESLRDPVSNDMSGDIPDSKDKDNISRNTISTLDLSDFTNNATNCSDVNFGFSKQIDKHTNSSETNIRQSNNTNIEEFSFGRSARGKELGTIRTNNGHGNMKVKAIAPMEMKLTLMLFSVSLVFVLCFTPYFVMIIWALDAGKEYELEAGIKFAIRLPYLNSVFNPFIYCIFNSEFRSFVKVMLKECCPWNNL, from the coding sequence ATGAATGACACAGGGGATGACGAAGAACTGCTACTTAAACAAAcgcaaaaagaaatacttcagCGCCTTCTCCCAGATATAatatctctggtaatattttgtgcGATTGGAATATTCGGTAATATATTGACTCTAACATTTTACGCAAAGAGAGCGAAGCGATCCTCGACGCTAATAATGATAACGTCATTAGCTGCAGTAGATGTAGCGGTGTGTATTGCTTTAATTCTAAGCATCTGGGAGTTGGCAGTTATAGTTACATCGTATCATAGTGCCGTCTGCAAACTCACACACTTTTTTGGCCGTTGGACCGTTGGTTCTTCTTGTTTCGTGCTGTGGATTATTTCAATTGACAGGCACAGAAAAATATGTAAACCTTTTGGAAAGCAAGTTACAGTATCGAATGCTAAGCATGTTGTTACAGGACTCGTGCTGTTTGCGCTGTTGCTGTCAATTAAAGAACTTGTACATTACAGTAGCATTGAAATTCTACTAAACACTTCAACCAGTAACGGTACAATAACTGGCTACTACTGCAAAGAGATAAAAGGCCCTGGATACAGAATTAGTATTTTTGTCTTCAACGCTATAGACATGATTTTGTTCGCCATCATTTGGGTCACCCAAGTTGTTGTCTATACTCTTATCATTTACAGTCTCGTTAAAATACGCCAAAAAGTGAGTCAAAAAGCAGATCATTTTAAAACACCTGAGTTTGATTTGCCTGCAGCCGATGAAAGTTTAAGGGATCCTGTTTCTAATGACATGTCCGGGGATATACCTGATTCAAAAGATAAGGATAATATTTCTCGAAATACAATCTCGACATTGGATCTTAGCGACTTTACAAATAATGCAACAAATTGCTCAGACGTTAACTTTGGTTTCTCTAAACAGATAGATAAGCACACAAATTCATCGGAAACAAACATTCGACaatcaaataatacaaatatagagGAATTTTCATTCGGAAGGTCTGCTCGAGGTAAAGAATTGGGAACAATACGAACGAACAATGGCCACGGGAATATGAAGGTCAAGGCAATTGCTCCTATGGAAATGAAACTGACCCTAATGTTGTTTTCAGTCTCACTTGTGTTTGTGCTTTGTTTTACACCTTATTTTGTGATGATTATATGGGCTCTAGATGCGGGAAAGGAATATGAACTGGAAGCTGGGATAAAGTTTGCCATACGTCTTCCTTACTTGAACAGCGTTTTCAATCCTTTCATTTACTGTATTTTCAATTCCGAGTTTAGAAGCTTTGTTAAGGTGATGTTAAAGGAATGCTGTCCGTGGAATAATTTATGA
- the LOC123555474 gene encoding D(2) dopamine receptor-like has product MLCPPYSWCISYQPGKIKMEDSKNYENDLLHERQDEIFMRLFPVVVYIAVLAFVGLIGNVLAMIFYTLESKRTTTVNLIIVLSIVDFNVCVFLIPKLVEMIVNIGHSQRFLCKITQFVSLWAIATSCFLLWIISIERHRKICKPYAKQITIPAVKYIVAGIVIFSLVLAIRNLIIYDIVVLEIPASKINRTIIGYFCTVTDDPNLKFIASFFYALDFLLVLMNWITIIVAYSSAVFTILKRRIKRSRGSQKIQQNIKCEDTTIKNGNSFWHIPHNKNISGEEYTETSYGNDDALTNSSLDGTHQPPLDGTHQSPLDGTHQPPLDGTHQPPSVPAVNEREVSFARPSRRNGKCIRKASFKNVAVKSVTERNLTIMMFVASMVFILSFTPFFVVRVIMRNFLGRGIDYELKAGVQFALKLPFLNSVFNPVIYCIFNPKFRKFLKRVFCWSWQ; this is encoded by the exons ATGCTCTGTCCTCCGTATTCTTGGTGCATATCGTATCAGCCTGGTAAAATCAAg ATGGAAGACTCGAAGAATTACGAAAATGATCTACTTCACGAAAGGCAGGACGAAATTTTCATGAGACTGTTTCCTGTAGTTGTCTACATTGCGGTTCTAGCCTTTGTGGGTCTCATTGGCAACGTATTGGCGATGATTTTTTACACGTTAGAGTCAAAACGAACCACGACTGTCAACTTGATTATAGTACTTTCAATAGTTGACTTTAATGTATGTGTGTTTTTAATTCCGAAACTTGTTGAAATGATCGTTAATATTGGACATAGTCAAAGGTTTCTTTGCAAGATAACACAGTTTGTCAGTCTGTGGGCAATTGCAACATCTTGTTTCTTATTATGGATAATTTCGATAGAAAGACACAGAAAAATCTGTAAACCATATGCTAAACAGATTACAATTCCTGCTGTAAAATATATAGTAGCTGGTATTGTCATCTTTTCCTTAGTTCTGGCAATTAGAAATTTGATAATCTATGACATTGTCGTCTTGGAAATTCCTGCTTCGAAGATCAACAGGACAATAATTGGATATTTTTGTACAGTCACGGATGATCCAAATTTAAAGTTCATAGCGTCATTTTTCTATGCACTGGATTTTCTCTTGGTCTTGATGAATTGGATCACCATCATTGTGGCCTATTCGAGTGCAGTCTTTACCATACTAAAGCGCAGAATCAAAAGGAGCCGGGGATCACAAAAGATCCAACAGAACATTAAATGTGAGGACACCACCATTAAGAATGGAAATAGTTTCTGGCATATCCCacataacaaaaatatatctgGAGAAGAGTATACGGAAACTTCATATGGAAATGATGACGCTTTAACAAATTCTTCCCTAGACGGAACACACCAGCCACCTCTAGACGGAACACACCAGTCACCTCTAGACGGAACACACCAGCCACCTCTAGACGGAACACACCAGCCACCGAGTGTACCCGCAGTTAATGAACGAGAAGTTTCTTTTGCTAGACCATCCAGACGAAATGGAAAATGCATAAGAAAGGCTAGTTTTAAAAATGTCGCTGTCAAAAGTGTCACAGAACGGAACCTTACCATAATGATGTTTGTGGCTTCAATGGTTTTTATTCTGAGTTTCACACCCTTCTTTGTGGTTAGAGTAATCATGAGAAACTTCCTTGGTAGAGGAATAGATTACGAGCTGAAAGCAGGAGTCCAGTTTGCGTTAAAACTACCATTTTTGAACAGTGTTTTCAATCCAGTCATTTACTGTATTTTCAATCCGAAATTTAGAAAATTCTTGAAACGTGTATTTTGCTGGAGCTGGCAATGA